One Vibrio pomeroyi genomic region harbors:
- a CDS encoding AraC family transcriptional regulator: MNTLAQLMQSYVEYKGWDDLEGIRETEIEGVWFYRSSGGNQRQPFTYQSGIIMLGQGKKNIYIGERPVTYAAGDYLVVGVPMPLECEALPVDGEPLLGLSINIDSQRLHSLVKKLEDQGFLESYCNKHKQNSSGLESTPMEDRMLESFTRLIKTLHCDIEANILGDALVSEIVYRALTGSEGRVLFDLAHHDGHYARVAKALSKVHEEYDQTITVQSLADEANMSVSAFHNAFRNVTFESPLQYLKKVRLNKAKELIQLEGLRINDAARRVGYSSPSQFSREFKRHFNTTPRAV, encoded by the coding sequence ATGAATACACTCGCTCAGTTAATGCAGTCTTACGTTGAATACAAAGGTTGGGATGATCTCGAAGGGATCAGAGAAACTGAGATCGAGGGTGTCTGGTTTTACCGAAGCAGTGGTGGTAACCAGCGCCAACCTTTTACCTATCAGTCTGGCATCATCATGCTCGGGCAGGGTAAAAAGAACATCTATATCGGTGAAAGGCCTGTTACTTACGCCGCGGGCGATTACCTCGTTGTTGGTGTGCCAATGCCATTAGAGTGCGAAGCCTTACCTGTCGATGGGGAACCCTTGCTTGGTTTATCGATCAACATTGATTCTCAGCGTTTACACAGCTTGGTAAAAAAGTTGGAAGATCAAGGCTTTCTCGAAAGCTACTGCAACAAACATAAGCAGAACTCGAGCGGCTTAGAGTCGACCCCTATGGAAGATAGGATGCTAGAAAGTTTTACTCGACTGATCAAAACCCTGCATTGCGACATCGAAGCCAACATATTGGGCGATGCGCTTGTTAGCGAAATTGTTTATCGCGCGCTCACTGGTTCAGAGGGGCGTGTGTTATTCGATCTTGCCCATCACGACGGCCATTACGCACGTGTTGCCAAAGCACTGTCTAAAGTACATGAAGAGTATGACCAAACCATTACCGTTCAATCGCTTGCCGATGAAGCGAACATGAGTGTGTCTGCTTTCCATAATGCTTTTCGTAACGTCACCTTTGAATCGCCACTTCAATACTTGAAGAAGGTCAGGCTCAACAAAGCCAAAGAGTTGATCCAGTTAGAAGGCCTACGAATCAACGATGCTGCACGCCGAGTCGGCTATTCTAGCCCATCTCAATTCAGCCGCGAATTTAAGCGTCACTTCAATACCACCCCAAGAGCTGTTTAG
- a CDS encoding RidA family protein: protein MSSDIIKFSRNTENAPTNSVSTQTVAFSHYNNFSAQLPVAPKTGEVVIGDIKDQAAQCLNNIKAIVESIDHVMDDVVKINVFVKNISDIDAIDEVYKSFFQNSLPTRTVVGVAALPNTDALVQMDALISNGEGTKPQAPCALVKVSRNTDNAPQSVVSTQTAAFSHYNNLSAQLPIDVNTGELVSGGITEQTTQCLTNIKTILESIGHVMNDVVKTTIYLKNIEDAEKVNEVCAKFFPSYVPARTLVNAAELPMGALVQIDTSVSHGDGTPPQLPEDTRLLVIEANNTVDAPFMPYSHTVAFSHYNHISGQLPVDPKTNEVVAGGIKEQAEQCLKNIKAIIESVDHNMDDTVKINIQLKDVSDIDAVNEIYTTFFNAELPARTVVGVSEIPMNALIQIDAVVSNCEGTPPQDVVS, encoded by the coding sequence ATGAGTAGCGATATCATTAAATTTTCAAGAAATACTGAAAACGCACCAACAAATTCTGTATCTACACAAACGGTCGCTTTTTCTCATTATAATAACTTTTCAGCTCAATTACCTGTCGCTCCTAAAACAGGTGAAGTTGTGATTGGTGATATTAAAGACCAAGCAGCACAATGCTTAAATAATATTAAGGCTATTGTTGAAAGCATCGACCATGTTATGGATGATGTCGTGAAGATTAATGTTTTCGTTAAGAATATTTCTGATATCGATGCTATCGATGAAGTTTACAAAAGCTTCTTCCAAAACAGTCTACCTACACGCACTGTTGTGGGCGTAGCTGCGCTTCCAAACACTGACGCTTTAGTTCAAATGGATGCGCTTATTTCAAACGGCGAAGGAACTAAACCACAAGCACCTTGCGCGCTGGTGAAGGTATCAAGGAATACAGATAACGCGCCTCAAAGTGTTGTCTCTACTCAGACAGCGGCTTTTTCTCACTACAACAACCTTTCAGCTCAATTGCCTATCGATGTAAATACAGGTGAGTTGGTTTCAGGTGGTATCACAGAACAAACAACACAATGTTTAACAAACATTAAAACGATTCTAGAGAGCATCGGTCATGTCATGAACGATGTGGTTAAAACCACGATTTACCTTAAAAATATTGAAGATGCAGAAAAGGTAAATGAAGTTTGCGCTAAGTTCTTCCCAAGTTATGTACCAGCAAGAACACTTGTTAATGCTGCTGAACTACCAATGGGTGCTTTAGTTCAAATCGATACGTCCGTTTCACACGGCGATGGCACACCGCCACAACTGCCAGAAGACACTCGTTTACTGGTTATTGAAGCTAATAATACGGTTGATGCGCCATTTATGCCTTATTCGCACACCGTTGCTTTCTCTCACTACAATCATATTTCTGGTCAACTACCTGTAGATCCGAAAACCAATGAAGTGGTTGCTGGTGGCATAAAAGAGCAAGCTGAACAGTGTCTTAAAAATATTAAGGCGATCATTGAAAGTGTTGACCACAACATGGACGATACGGTGAAAATTAATATCCAGCTTAAAGATGTTTCAGATATTGATGCGGTCAACGAAATCTACACTACGTTCTTTAATGCTGAGTTACCGGCAAGAACGGTGGTAGGGGTTTCAGAGATTCCTATGAATGCTCTAATCCAAATTGATGCCGTCGTTTCTAACTGCGAAGGAACACCTCCACAAGACGTCGTTTCTTAA
- a CDS encoding acyltransferase — MASPRVLKAQITNIACGENVTIIEPSNVYGCELKDDVLVGPFVEIQKNSVIGERSKIQSHTFICEYVTIGSDCFVGHGVMFANDLFKEGKPDPNPDSWGRTVIANNVTIGSNATVLSVSICEGVVIGAGSVVTKDITEKGIYAGNPAKKLRDLP, encoded by the coding sequence ATGGCAAGTCCTAGAGTTTTAAAGGCGCAGATTACTAATATTGCCTGTGGTGAGAATGTCACTATCATCGAGCCGAGCAACGTTTATGGTTGTGAACTTAAAGATGATGTGTTAGTTGGACCATTTGTTGAAATTCAAAAGAACTCCGTGATAGGCGAGAGAAGTAAGATTCAGTCCCATACCTTTATCTGTGAGTATGTGACTATCGGAAGTGATTGCTTCGTCGGCCACGGCGTGATGTTCGCGAATGATTTGTTCAAAGAGGGTAAGCCGGATCCAAACCCAGACAGCTGGGGACGCACCGTTATCGCAAATAACGTTACCATTGGTTCCAACGCGACAGTGTTGTCTGTCAGCATTTGCGAAGGGGTGGTGATTGGAGCGGGTAGTGTGGTGACCAAAGACATCACTGAGAAAGGTATTTATGCAGGCAACCCTGCTAAGAAGTTAAGAGACTTACCTTAA
- a CDS encoding GNAT family N-acetyltransferase: MDVFLHLLHPSDVSALLEFEVENREWFEQFVPAREDRFYSNVGVAEQVTNFLTEYDNGEMIPMLIKDANGTICGRINVRDIGLNGESGELGYRVGRSFGSKGIASNAVRKLLVYLAEYSSLKYVDAYALVGNVGSNKILSNTGFELVGTVENYAVFKGENQDANYYRKALSV, translated from the coding sequence ATGGATGTATTTTTACACTTACTTCACCCAAGCGATGTCAGTGCTTTGTTGGAGTTTGAAGTCGAAAATAGAGAGTGGTTTGAGCAATTTGTCCCAGCCCGGGAAGACCGTTTCTATTCCAATGTGGGTGTTGCCGAGCAAGTCACGAACTTTCTAACAGAGTATGACAATGGCGAGATGATTCCTATGTTGATCAAAGACGCTAATGGCACTATTTGTGGGCGAATCAACGTTCGTGATATCGGCCTCAACGGTGAAAGTGGAGAGTTAGGCTATCGAGTTGGTCGCTCATTTGGTTCTAAAGGTATTGCGTCTAACGCAGTGAGGAAGTTACTTGTCTACTTGGCTGAGTACTCTTCCCTTAAATATGTTGATGCCTATGCGTTAGTGGGTAATGTTGGCTCAAATAAAATCTTATCCAATACAGGCTTTGAGTTAGTTGGGACTGTAGAGAACTACGCTGTCTTCAAAGGGGAAAATCAAGACGCCAATTACTATCGTAAAGCGTTATCTGTTTAA
- a CDS encoding YciI family protein, with product MFIVSLEYQVPMEEVDRFIPEHVKFLNEQYELGYFQLSGRKKPRTGGVILSTLSNREQLDAILTQDPFHREGIAKYEVIEMLPTKASKEFEFLVT from the coding sequence ATGTTTATTGTTTCTCTCGAATACCAAGTGCCGATGGAAGAGGTAGACCGCTTCATTCCTGAACATGTTAAATTTTTGAATGAGCAGTATGAATTGGGGTATTTTCAGCTGTCTGGGCGTAAAAAACCTCGAACAGGTGGAGTTATCTTATCTACGCTCAGTAATCGAGAGCAACTAGATGCGATTCTTACTCAAGACCCATTTCATCGAGAAGGTATAGCTAAATACGAAGTTATCGAGATGCTACCAACGAAAGCTTCAAAAGAATTTGAGTTTTTGGTTACATAA
- a CDS encoding GNAT family N-acetyltransferase: protein MNIVTVYSGNQQVYANLYQGYAAEFSKIIGDKPDEYGLFEIYPTLGETVTGYLLYIDGVPAALTAIETKAPNEFEICDFYVVPYFRKNKVGKRFICELFEHLKGSWEIKQVLGAEHAVKFWREVVNDYTSGNYVEDQYQDEKWGLVTRQCFNHDAGAE from the coding sequence ATGAATATTGTGACAGTCTATAGTGGTAATCAGCAGGTATACGCGAATCTATATCAGGGTTATGCCGCTGAGTTTTCAAAGATCATCGGAGATAAACCAGACGAGTATGGCTTGTTTGAGATTTACCCGACGCTTGGTGAGACCGTAACGGGTTACTTACTCTACATTGATGGCGTTCCTGCAGCGTTAACCGCCATTGAAACTAAAGCGCCAAACGAGTTTGAGATCTGCGATTTCTATGTCGTGCCTTATTTTCGAAAAAACAAAGTCGGGAAACGGTTTATCTGTGAGCTGTTTGAACACCTAAAAGGCAGTTGGGAGATCAAGCAAGTACTCGGCGCAGAGCATGCTGTTAAGTTCTGGAGAGAGGTTGTTAACGACTACACATCAGGTAACTACGTGGAAGATCAATATCAGGACGAAAAATGGGGCTTGGTAACGAGACAATGCTTCAATCACGATGCCGGTGCAGAATAA
- a CDS encoding YkgB family protein, whose amino-acid sequence MHVQTYDLKQTNVGYNLGVVGVALVLAWIGIYKFTPTEAMLIEPLIANHPAMNWLYNLFSVQAVSNMVGGAEIIVAIGLIVGFKKPKVAFYSGIAAAAIFVVTLSFLITTPNAWKVSDGILVTNFFLVKDILFLAIAISVIERNKPQK is encoded by the coding sequence ATGCATGTTCAAACCTATGATTTAAAACAGACTAATGTGGGATATAACCTTGGAGTGGTTGGCGTTGCATTAGTGCTCGCTTGGATTGGTATTTACAAGTTTACGCCAACCGAAGCGATGCTCATTGAACCGTTAATCGCAAATCACCCTGCAATGAACTGGCTTTACAATCTGTTCTCAGTGCAAGCTGTGTCTAACATGGTGGGTGGCGCGGAGATCATTGTCGCAATTGGACTGATCGTTGGATTTAAGAAACCGAAAGTTGCCTTCTATTCAGGCATTGCAGCAGCGGCTATCTTTGTTGTGACACTCAGCTTCCTGATTACAACGCCAAATGCTTGGAAAGTTTCAGATGGCATATTGGTCACTAACTTCTTCCTAGTGAAAGACATCCTGTTCTTGGCGATCGCTATTAGCGTAATCGAACGTAACAAACCTCAGAAGTAA
- a CDS encoding RidA family protein: MKIHRINPTKRWSDVTVFNGIASFVEVPETDTSVGIKSQVQQIFDQAEEMMSLIDSDKSRVLSVTIYLTDFANFDALNEVWDSWFPEGSAPSRACVKAELANPELLVEMSFMVAAGEKFQ; this comes from the coding sequence GTGAAAATCCATAGAATTAACCCGACCAAGCGTTGGTCTGATGTCACTGTTTTTAATGGCATCGCAAGCTTTGTTGAAGTACCAGAGACGGATACATCGGTAGGAATTAAGAGTCAGGTTCAGCAAATTTTTGACCAAGCTGAAGAAATGATGAGTTTAATCGACAGCGATAAATCTCGCGTATTGTCGGTGACAATTTACCTAACAGATTTTGCTAACTTTGATGCACTCAATGAAGTGTGGGATTCGTGGTTCCCTGAAGGTAGCGCACCAAGCCGAGCGTGTGTAAAAGCTGAATTGGCAAACCCAGAGCTATTGGTTGAGATGTCTTTTATGGTTGCTGCGGGTGAAAAGTTTCAATAA
- a CDS encoding BCCT family transporter codes for MSNLTQVANENINAESTSIDFNKAQSLGEKLELGNPVFWLSGSFLTLFVILAFTNTSVLSELVNIGFSYSTKWFGAFWQVLLLLNFIIGLVLALGRTGHVRLGTLALPEMTTFKWMSIVLCTLLAGGGVFWAAAEPIAHFVSAPPLYGNADPQAMAFNALSQSFMHWGFLAWAILGGLSSIVLMHLHYDKGLPLKPRTLLYPVLGDKAINSWVGNVVDACSIVAVAAGTIGPIGFLGLQISYALSELFGISDSFATQSVVILFAIAMYTLSALSGVNKGIQLVSRYNIILSVCLIGYILLVGPTSFIVDGYLQGMGEMVDNFIPMALYRQDTAWLGGWTVFFWGWFLGYGPMMAIFIARISRGRTIRQMIVSISIVAPLVTCFWFSIVGGSGLAFELENPGVISSAFEGFNLPAVLLAITAQLPFPTLIAILFLILTTTFIVTTGDSMTYTISVVMTGTTEPNAAVRTFWGIIMGAVAIALISMGSGGISALQSFIVITAVPVSFILLPCLWHAPKIAKQMARDQGIA; via the coding sequence ATGTCCAACTTGACGCAAGTCGCCAACGAAAACATCAACGCAGAATCTACTTCTATCGATTTCAATAAAGCTCAATCTTTGGGTGAAAAACTGGAACTCGGAAACCCAGTCTTTTGGCTTAGTGGCAGTTTTTTAACCCTCTTTGTCATCCTCGCTTTCACCAACACCTCCGTGTTGTCCGAACTTGTTAACATCGGCTTTAGTTACTCAACTAAGTGGTTCGGTGCTTTCTGGCAAGTCCTATTACTACTCAACTTCATCATCGGCTTAGTGCTTGCACTAGGACGTACAGGCCACGTTCGTCTAGGAACGCTTGCCCTCCCTGAAATGACCACTTTTAAATGGATGTCTATCGTCTTATGTACGCTGCTAGCTGGCGGCGGTGTGTTTTGGGCAGCAGCAGAGCCTATTGCTCACTTTGTTTCAGCGCCGCCACTTTATGGCAACGCTGATCCGCAAGCGATGGCGTTTAACGCTCTATCACAATCTTTCATGCACTGGGGTTTCCTTGCATGGGCAATCTTAGGTGGCTTGTCTTCTATCGTGTTAATGCACCTGCATTACGACAAAGGCCTTCCTCTTAAGCCTCGCACTCTGCTTTACCCCGTACTTGGCGACAAGGCAATCAACAGCTGGGTGGGTAACGTAGTCGACGCATGCAGCATTGTTGCTGTAGCCGCAGGTACTATCGGCCCTATCGGTTTCCTTGGCCTACAAATCAGCTACGCATTGAGTGAACTGTTTGGTATTTCAGACAGCTTTGCAACTCAAAGCGTGGTGATCCTGTTTGCAATCGCAATGTACACATTGTCTGCATTAAGTGGCGTGAACAAGGGCATCCAACTGGTTAGCCGTTACAACATCATCTTGTCTGTGTGCCTAATCGGCTACATCCTTCTAGTAGGCCCAACGAGCTTCATCGTTGACGGTTATCTACAAGGCATGGGCGAAATGGTTGATAACTTCATCCCAATGGCGCTTTACCGCCAAGATACGGCGTGGCTAGGTGGTTGGACAGTATTCTTCTGGGGCTGGTTCTTAGGCTATGGCCCGATGATGGCAATCTTTATTGCTCGTATCTCACGCGGCCGTACCATTCGCCAAATGATCGTTTCTATCAGCATCGTTGCACCGCTTGTAACGTGTTTCTGGTTCAGCATTGTTGGTGGTAGTGGTTTAGCGTTTGAATTAGAGAACCCAGGCGTGATTTCTAGCGCGTTCGAAGGCTTCAACCTTCCAGCAGTTCTTCTAGCAATTACCGCGCAACTGCCGTTCCCTACTCTGATTGCGATTCTGTTCCTTATTCTGACGACCACGTTCATCGTGACAACAGGTGACTCAATGACTTACACAATCAGTGTAGTAATGACGGGCACAACAGAGCCGAACGCAGCAGTACGTACCTTCTGGGGTATCATCATGGGTGCGGTAGCTATTGCACTTATCTCGATGGGCTCTGGAGGCATCTCTGCGCTACAGTCATTCATTGTGATCACGGCCGTGCCTGTATCCTTCATCTTGCTACCGTGTTTATGGCACGCACCAAAGATCGCAAAACAGATGGCAAGAGATCAAGGCATCGCTTAA
- a CDS encoding chitinase C-terminal domain-containing protein, producing the protein MHLNQGRVAKKVFTLSTLTASCLMAFNSYAAVDCSTLETWDSATVYTGGDQVSHDGSAYSANYWNQNNNPSQFEGDYAQWKKLDVCSGNGGGGTPNEAPTASLTAPTASDVIVEGDNVVLSATALDSDGSVASVEFFVDGSSVAVVTAAPFEAAWAATSGNHQVSVVATDNEGAASVASAVSVSVDSAQPGNEAPTVSVALSATSVDVGGVVTLTATAADSDGTVDKVDFYVAGALVGTAATSPYTLDYTTIQAGSLAVYAKATDNQGATADSALASLTVNGAPTVSTCRPDGLYQTQGIDVPYCTIYDDEGREKMGADHPRRVIGYFTSWRAGDDPQAAYLVNDIPWEQLTHINYAFVSIGSDGKVNVGDVNDPNNAAVGKEWPGVEVDPALGFKGHFGALATAKKKHGVKTLISIGGWAETGGHFATDGSRVADGGFYTMTTNADGSINHQGIETFATSAVEMLRKYQFDGLDIDYEYPTSMAGAGNPYDKDFMEPRRQYLWASYQVLMKVLREKLDVASAEDGNHYMLTIAAPSSGYLLRGMETFDVTKYLDYVNIMSYDLHGAWNDHVGHNAALFDTGKDSELAQWNVYGTAAYGGIGYLNTDWAYHYFRGSMPAGRINIGVPYYTRGWQGVTGGENGLWGRAALPNQSECAAGTGEGEKNNCGHGAIGIDNMWHDTDPKGNEMGAGSNPMWHAKNLEKGIWGSYADAYKLDPVNDPTDVLTGTYTRNYDSVAVAPWLWNAEKGVFLSTEDKQSIDVKADYVIDKEIGGIMFWELAGDYNCYVLDASGNRTSIDTTEQACNSGNGEFHMGNTMTKAIYDKFKSATPYGNKVATGAIPTEALDIAVSVGGFKVGDQNYPINPKITFTNNTGQALPGGTEFQFDIPVSAPDNAKDQSGGGLSVIASGHTRADNIGGLDGTMHRVAFTLPAWEDLPAGGVYELDMVYYLPISGPANYAVSVNGVDYAFSFEQPDLPLGDISSGGGNPGDGGTNPGTCDTAGLTVYPDLPKKDWAGNPSHANTGDQVVHNGSIYQANWWTSSEPGSDGSWTQVCS; encoded by the coding sequence ATGCACCTAAACCAAGGAAGAGTGGCCAAGAAGGTTTTTACACTCAGTACTCTCACCGCGTCATGCTTAATGGCGTTCAACAGTTATGCGGCTGTTGATTGTTCAACGTTAGAAACGTGGGACTCAGCCACGGTTTACACCGGTGGTGATCAGGTTTCACATGACGGCAGCGCGTACTCAGCGAATTACTGGAATCAAAACAACAACCCGAGCCAATTTGAAGGTGATTACGCACAGTGGAAAAAACTGGATGTGTGTAGCGGTAATGGAGGCGGCGGTACACCAAATGAAGCGCCAACAGCCTCGTTAACAGCGCCAACCGCATCCGATGTGATTGTTGAAGGCGATAATGTGGTACTTAGCGCAACAGCACTGGACTCTGATGGCAGTGTCGCTTCGGTAGAATTCTTTGTCGATGGTTCTTCGGTTGCAGTAGTGACAGCGGCACCATTTGAAGCGGCTTGGGCTGCAACGTCTGGTAACCATCAAGTTTCAGTTGTTGCAACGGATAATGAAGGCGCAGCAAGTGTTGCAAGTGCGGTTTCTGTTTCTGTTGATTCAGCACAACCAGGTAATGAAGCACCGACAGTTTCGGTAGCACTTTCAGCGACATCCGTTGATGTTGGTGGTGTAGTCACACTGACAGCAACGGCAGCAGACAGCGATGGCACGGTTGATAAGGTTGATTTCTACGTAGCGGGTGCTCTTGTGGGTACAGCAGCGACCAGCCCATACACGCTAGATTACACAACCATTCAAGCAGGCTCTTTAGCGGTTTACGCGAAAGCGACAGACAACCAAGGCGCAACGGCAGATTCAGCACTGGCTTCTTTGACAGTTAACGGCGCTCCAACGGTGAGTACTTGTCGACCTGATGGCTTGTATCAAACGCAAGGTATCGATGTCCCTTACTGTACGATTTACGATGATGAAGGCCGCGAGAAGATGGGCGCGGATCACCCACGTCGTGTGATTGGTTACTTCACAAGCTGGCGTGCAGGGGACGACCCACAAGCCGCTTACCTAGTAAATGATATTCCTTGGGAACAACTTACACACATTAACTACGCATTCGTGAGCATTGGTTCAGACGGCAAAGTAAATGTGGGTGATGTAAATGATCCTAATAATGCTGCTGTAGGTAAAGAGTGGCCGGGCGTGGAAGTTGATCCTGCTTTAGGTTTTAAAGGTCATTTTGGTGCACTCGCAACAGCGAAGAAAAAACACGGCGTTAAAACGTTAATCTCAATCGGTGGTTGGGCTGAAACAGGCGGTCACTTCGCGACTGACGGCAGCCGAGTTGCTGATGGTGGTTTCTACACCATGACAACCAATGCTGATGGCTCTATCAACCATCAAGGTATCGAAACATTCGCGACTTCAGCGGTTGAAATGCTTCGTAAATACCAGTTCGACGGTCTTGATATCGATTACGAATACCCAACTTCAATGGCGGGTGCAGGTAACCCATACGACAAGGACTTCATGGAACCACGTCGTCAGTACCTCTGGGCTTCGTACCAAGTATTGATGAAAGTGCTACGTGAGAAGCTTGATGTGGCGTCTGCGGAAGATGGCAATCATTACATGTTAACTATCGCGGCTCCTTCTTCTGGTTACCTATTGCGCGGTATGGAAACATTTGATGTCACCAAGTATCTCGATTACGTAAACATCATGTCTTACGACCTTCACGGTGCATGGAACGATCACGTTGGTCATAACGCTGCCTTGTTTGATACAGGTAAAGATTCAGAGCTAGCACAGTGGAATGTTTATGGCACTGCGGCTTACGGTGGTATCGGTTATCTGAACACGGATTGGGCTTACCATTACTTCCGTGGTTCTATGCCAGCAGGTCGTATTAACATCGGTGTACCTTACTACACGCGTGGTTGGCAAGGTGTAACGGGTGGTGAGAATGGTCTTTGGGGCCGAGCTGCACTGCCAAATCAATCTGAATGTGCGGCGGGTACAGGCGAAGGCGAGAAGAACAACTGTGGTCATGGCGCAATTGGTATCGACAACATGTGGCACGATACCGATCCGAAAGGCAACGAGATGGGTGCGGGTTCCAACCCAATGTGGCATGCGAAGAACCTAGAGAAAGGTATTTGGGGTTCTTATGCGGATGCTTACAAGCTTGACCCTGTCAACGATCCAACGGATGTTCTAACCGGCACTTACACGCGTAACTACGACAGCGTGGCGGTTGCACCTTGGTTGTGGAATGCAGAGAAGGGCGTATTCCTTTCTACAGAAGATAAGCAGTCTATCGATGTGAAAGCGGACTACGTTATCGATAAAGAAATCGGCGGCATTATGTTCTGGGAACTAGCAGGGGATTATAACTGTTATGTACTGGATGCGAGCGGCAACCGAACTTCAATCGATACCACTGAGCAAGCGTGTAACAGCGGTAACGGTGAGTTCCACATGGGTAACACAATGACGAAAGCTATCTACGATAAGTTTAAGTCTGCAACCCCATATGGAAACAAAGTCGCGACGGGTGCTATCCCAACAGAAGCGCTAGATATCGCGGTATCGGTTGGTGGCTTCAAAGTCGGTGACCAAAACTACCCAATCAACCCTAAGATCACGTTCACGAACAACACAGGGCAAGCACTTCCGGGGGGAACTGAGTTCCAATTCGATATCCCAGTATCAGCTCCTGATAACGCGAAAGATCAATCGGGCGGTGGTTTGTCTGTGATTGCTTCGGGTCATACTCGTGCGGATAACATCGGCGGATTAGACGGTACTATGCACCGTGTAGCGTTCACGTTACCTGCATGGGAAGATCTTCCTGCTGGTGGTGTGTATGAGCTAGATATGGTGTATTACTTGCCAATTTCAGGCCCTGCAAACTATGCAGTGAGTGTGAATGGTGTCGACTATGCCTTTAGCTTCGAGCAACCCGATTTACCATTAGGTGATATCAGCTCTGGTGGTGGTAACCCTGGCGATGGTGGCACAAACCCTGGTACATGTGACACTGCGGGTTTAACGGTTTACCCAGATCTACCTAAGAAAGATTGGGCAGGTAATCCAAGCCATGCAAACACGGGTGACCAAGTGGTTCACAACGGTAGTATTTACCAAGCTAACTGGTGGACAAGCTCTGAGCCGGGTAGCGACGGTAGCTGGACTCAGGTTTGTTCTTAA